The DNA window GCTCGGCGCGGCTACGGACGAGCAGACGCCACAGCGGGCGTGTTCTCCCGAGGTGCTGGCCCGCCACCAGGAAATTCTCGAGGTTCCAGCACCGGCAGAAGGCTGGTCCGGCCAGCCGCAGGCGGTCGACGTGTTCGGCGTGTTCACCGGCGAAGTGCGGATCAGCCACGGTGACCGCCAGATCTGCGGCAACATGCATGATGCCCGCACCCGGGATTCCCGTTTCCGCGCCGGCATCGGCATGGTGGTGGTGCCCAAGGCCGGTGATCATGAACCGATCGTGGTGTCCTGGACCACACCACTGAAGCCGTACTGGGTGCCCACGGTGCGCCTCGGCGCACCCAGCCCGGTCCAGCAGAACGACACCGCACGCCTGCTGGTTCGGGTGTCCTGCATCGCGGTGGCGATCGCATTGGCGCTCTCGGCGTTGATGGGCTACGTCACCGCCAAAGACCGCTCTTTCCTGATCTATGTCGCGGTGTGCCTGGTGTTCGTGCTGTGGCAGTCAGTGCTGGGCGGGTTGAGCGGCTATCCGGAGCCGTGGTTGCCGGTCTACGAAAGCGCCTCGTGGTGGCTGATCGCGCTCAGCGCGGTCACCCTGGGAATTCTGCTGCCGGTGCTGTGGCGGCTCAATGGCGGCGACCGCCTGTGGCCGCGCTCGCGGCTGGGACAGCAGCTGGTGCTGTGGGCCGGCGTCGCCACGGCCCTGTTCGTGCCGTGGTTCGGCGTGAGCGGACTGATCTGGCTGTCGGATGTGTTGGAGCACGTGTTCCAGCTGGGCCTGCTGGTCTGCCTTGGGGTCGGGCTATGGGCACTGCGCCGCCGTGACTATTACGCCCTGGCCGGCCTGTCGGCGCTGCTGCCCTGGTGGGTGATGATGCTGGCCGACCTGGTTCAGGCGCAGTGGCTGATCGCCTACCGGATCGAGGCGCTGCAGCTGTCTGCCACCTGGTTCCTGATGATGTCGGCCTATGCGCTCAACCTGCGTCTGGGCCGGCTGCGCCAGCAGCGCGATGAGATGCGGCAGCTGGCGGATACCGATGGCCTGACCGGTCTGCCCAACCGCCGTGCCGGCCTGCGCCTGCTTGCCCGGCATCTGGAGCGGCCGGCGCACGAACAGCAGTCGCTGGCGATCGGCTTCCTTGACATCGACCTGTTCAAGGACATCAATGACCGGTTCGGTCATGAAGCCGGCGACCGCGTGCTGGTCGCGGTAGCGCGCGCGTTGCGAACGGCGGTGCGCGCGCAGGACCAGGTGGTTCGCATGGGCGGCGAGGAGTTCCTGATCCTGTTGCCGGGTGCCAATCGCGCCGCAGCCCTGTCGCGGCTGGAAAGCGTGCGCCAGCAGGTGGCAGCGGTGTCGCCTTCACTAGCGCTGGACGGGCTGGCACTGACCGCCAGCATTGGGCTGGCGGTGTGGCAGCCCGGTCGCGACGATCTGGCCGGACTGCTGCGCCGCGCCGACCACGCGATGTACAGCGCAAAGCGCGCCGGTCGCAACCAGGTCTACGACGGCGGGTGACATGGCGTCATGCCCGGCAGCGCGGTTTTCCCGGATAATGGCGGGATGACCACCCGACTCAACAAACACATCGCCGAAACCGGCTTCTGTTCCCGGCGTGAAGCCGACCGCCTGATCGGCGAACGCCGCGTCACCGTCAACGGCATCGCCGCCGGCACCGGCGCGGTGGTCGGTGAAGGCGACGTCGTCCTCGTCGACGGCCAGCCGCTGCGCGCCCGCGAGGCGAAGAAGGGCGGCGGCCGCCGCCACGTCTACATCGCGCTGAACAAGCCGGTGGGCGTGACCTGCACCACCGAAAGCGCGGTC is part of the Stenotrophomonas oahuensis genome and encodes:
- a CDS encoding sensor domain-containing diguanylate cyclase, with protein sequence MLTLLVPLQAFAHAPEPGRDVLLLGAATDEQTPQRACSPEVLARHQEILEVPAPAEGWSGQPQAVDVFGVFTGEVRISHGDRQICGNMHDARTRDSRFRAGIGMVVVPKAGDHEPIVVSWTTPLKPYWVPTVRLGAPSPVQQNDTARLLVRVSCIAVAIALALSALMGYVTAKDRSFLIYVAVCLVFVLWQSVLGGLSGYPEPWLPVYESASWWLIALSAVTLGILLPVLWRLNGGDRLWPRSRLGQQLVLWAGVATALFVPWFGVSGLIWLSDVLEHVFQLGLLVCLGVGLWALRRRDYYALAGLSALLPWWVMMLADLVQAQWLIAYRIEALQLSATWFLMMSAYALNLRLGRLRQQRDEMRQLADTDGLTGLPNRRAGLRLLARHLERPAHEQQSLAIGFLDIDLFKDINDRFGHEAGDRVLVAVARALRTAVRAQDQVVRMGGEEFLILLPGANRAAALSRLESVRQQVAAVSPSLALDGLALTASIGLAVWQPGRDDLAGLLRRADHAMYSAKRAGRNQVYDGG